Proteins encoded together in one Lathyrus oleraceus cultivar Zhongwan6 chromosome 5, CAAS_Psat_ZW6_1.0, whole genome shotgun sequence window:
- the LOC127087031 gene encoding F-box/kelch-repeat protein At5g60570 yields MDRREGVNDGFPKLGPSDSLLPGLIDDVALNCLAWVSRSDYASLSCINKRYSKLINSGYLYGLRKEMGVVEHLVYLVCDPRGWVAFDPKISRWMALPKIPCDECFNHADKESLAVGCELLVFGRELMEFAIWKYSLVCRGWVKCQEMNQPRCLFGSSSLGSIAIVAGGSDKYGNVLKSAELYDSASCTWELLPNMHTPRRLCSSFFMDGKFYVIGGMSSTTVSLTCGEEYNLSTKCWRRIEGMYPYVNVGAQAPPLVAVVDNQLYAVEHLTNMVKKYDKEKNTWEVLGRLPVRADSSNGWGLAFKACGDKLLVVGGQRGPEGEAIVLNSWCPKTSVANGTIDWQVLGMKEHVGVFVYNCAVMGC; encoded by the coding sequence ATGGATCGGAGGGAAGGAGTGAATGATGGTTTTCCTAAACTTGGGCCAAGTGATTCGCTTCTCCCTGGTCTGATCGATGATGTCGCGCTCAATTGTCTCGCTTGGGTTAGTAGATCCGATTACGCGTCCCTATCGTGTATTAATAAAAGGTATAGTAAGCTGATCAATAGTGGTTATTTATATGGATTGAGGAAAGAGATGGGAGTTGTCGAACATTTGGTTTATTTGGTTTGTGATCCAAGAGGATGGGTTGCATTTGACCCTAAAATAAGTAGATGGATGGCTTTGCCTAAGATACCGTGCGACGAGTGTTTTAACCACGCGGACAAAGAGTCATTGGCTGTGGGATGTGAACTGTTGGTTTTCGGTAGGGAGTTGATGGAGTTTGCCATTTGGAAGTATAGCTTGGTTTGCCGCGGTTGGGTTAAGTGTCAAGAGATGAACCAACCTCGCTGTTTGTTTGGATCTAGTAGCCTTGGATCGATTGCTATTGTGGCCGGCGGAAGCGATAAATATGGAAATGTTCTAAAGTCTGCTGAGTTGTACGACTCTGCATCATGTACATGGGAACTTTTACCGAACATGCACACACCACGTAGATTGTGCTCTAGTTTTTTTATGGACGGCAAATTCTACGTGATTGGTGGAATGTCGAGCACAACTGTTTCATTAACTTGTGGGGAGGAATATAATCTTTCAACAAAATGTTGGCGGAGAATAGAAGGTATGTATCCATACGTTAACGTGGGCGCTCAAGCGCCTCCACTAGTGGCGGTTGTGGATAATCAGTTGTATGCAGTTGAGCATCTAACTAACATGGTGAAGAAATATGACAAGGAAAAGAACACTTGGGAAGTATTGGGAAGGCTTCCCGTCCGCGCCGATTCTTCAAACGGTTGGGGCCTTGCTTTCAAGGCTTGTGGAGATAAACTTTTGGTTGTGGGTGGACAAAGAGGTCCAGAAGGTGAAGCTATAGTACTGAACTCATGGTGTCCTAAGACCAGTGTTGCGAACGGTACCATAGATTGGCAGGTACTCGGTATGAAGGAGCACGTTGGCGTGTTCGTGTATAATTGCGCTGTTATGGGCTGTTGA